One part of the Paenibacillus silvisoli genome encodes these proteins:
- a CDS encoding ABC transporter permease: MKGSLLWKRIVQYRMFYLLLLPIVVYYLVFAYIPMYGVTLSFKKFMFNKGILGSPWVGLDNFHYIFRYSDFWTAFRNTIVISIGRLLIEFPMAIIVALLLNEIAGSKLKKLYQTVFTFPHFLSWVVLGGILVNILGNTGAVQLVFTHLGFGELSLLSDSDTFRGLLYTSNIWKEAGWGAIIYLAAIAGISPELYEAAYMDGANRWKQMLHITWPSINGIVAMMLILAVSGIMNGGFDQIFNMYSPAVYNVADILDTFMYRLSFSGRVNLGFGIITAVGLFKSVISLALLVIANYLVKRMGQEGLM, translated from the coding sequence ATGAAAGGTTCACTGCTATGGAAGCGCATCGTGCAGTACAGGATGTTTTACCTGCTCTTGCTGCCGATCGTCGTCTATTATCTGGTCTTTGCCTACATCCCGATGTACGGCGTCACGCTCTCGTTCAAGAAGTTTATGTTCAATAAAGGGATATTGGGCAGCCCGTGGGTCGGGCTGGACAACTTCCACTACATTTTCAGGTATTCGGATTTTTGGACGGCCTTCCGCAATACGATCGTCATCAGCATCGGCCGGCTTCTCATTGAATTCCCGATGGCCATTATCGTTGCGCTGCTGCTGAACGAAATTGCCGGCTCCAAGCTCAAGAAGCTGTACCAAACGGTGTTCACCTTCCCGCACTTCCTCTCGTGGGTCGTGCTCGGCGGCATCCTGGTCAACATTCTCGGCAACACCGGCGCGGTTCAGCTCGTTTTCACGCATCTCGGCTTCGGAGAGCTTAGCCTGCTGTCGGATTCGGATACGTTCCGGGGCTTGCTGTATACATCGAACATCTGGAAAGAAGCCGGCTGGGGCGCCATCATTTACTTGGCCGCGATTGCCGGAATCAGCCCGGAGCTGTACGAAGCGGCTTATATGGACGGGGCCAACCGGTGGAAGCAGATGCTTCACATTACATGGCCGTCCATCAACGGCATCGTCGCGATGATGCTCATCCTGGCCGTCAGCGGCATTATGAACGGCGGCTTCGATCAAATTTTCAACATGTACAGCCCTGCGGTCTATAACGTTGCGGATATTTTGGATACGTTCATGTACCGGTTGTCGTTCTCCGGCAGAGTCAATCTCGGCTTCGGCATCATCACCGCGGTCGGATTGTTCAAATCGGTCATCAGCCTGGCGCTGCTCGTCATCGCCAACTATTTGGTCAAACGCATGGGACAGGAGGGGCTGATGTAA
- a CDS encoding response regulator: MYRAMIVDDEQWVVKNLLDSVDWARFGFTVVGTETNSPKALQLMKELNPDVAFVDIRMPEISGLELIKKCNEMQLDTLFIVVSGFAEFSYVQKCMNLGALGYCLKPIEEEEIVPLLKKAKDKLDDRSAKDTPSVMEWIMDDKPEGRERVAKLLGNAGLEPAGGLRVVVSLDAEQIGAMLQPYRCLRLSSGNGKSVYIVQESGQAPLFEHLSERAGGFGGSAYRGIGLGGLFHELSALREAIEDAEMAAFQYFIAGRPVVYQSGASKGFADFKQLSSALQKHDMSELTALYDQYIEWFRTGAYQIKHAFFLYNTVMTTIIQSQNSESDGLSKYLLVDYERLLERYQDAAELIQDLKRMSGAYLGGMYREGQLRSDSFAAVIDYVNTNYHQNVSLQMLADEFYMNRNYISQLFIKHVSQSFTDYLAELRVRHACELLKNSNLPIHRVGERVGYHDAYYFSKIFKKIVGKTPREYRTGA, from the coding sequence ATGTATAGAGCCATGATCGTCGATGATGAGCAGTGGGTTGTCAAAAATTTACTCGATTCCGTCGACTGGGCCCGTTTCGGGTTTACGGTTGTCGGTACGGAAACGAACAGTCCGAAAGCGCTCCAGCTCATGAAGGAGCTGAATCCGGACGTGGCGTTCGTCGATATTCGGATGCCGGAAATCAGCGGCCTCGAGCTGATCAAGAAATGCAACGAAATGCAGCTGGATACGCTGTTTATCGTCGTCAGCGGCTTTGCCGAGTTCTCGTACGTGCAAAAATGCATGAACCTCGGCGCGCTCGGCTACTGCCTGAAGCCGATCGAGGAGGAAGAGATCGTTCCGCTGCTGAAGAAGGCGAAGGATAAGCTCGATGACCGGTCGGCCAAGGATACGCCGTCCGTCATGGAATGGATCATGGACGACAAGCCGGAGGGGCGCGAGCGCGTCGCCAAGCTGCTCGGCAATGCCGGCTTGGAGCCGGCGGGCGGCCTGCGCGTCGTCGTCAGCCTGGATGCGGAGCAGATCGGCGCGATGCTGCAGCCGTACCGCTGTTTAAGGCTGAGCAGCGGCAACGGCAAGAGCGTCTATATCGTGCAGGAGAGCGGGCAGGCCCCGCTGTTCGAACATTTGAGCGAGCGGGCCGGCGGCTTTGGCGGCAGCGCGTACCGGGGGATCGGGCTCGGCGGCTTGTTCCACGAGCTGTCGGCGCTAAGGGAAGCGATCGAGGATGCGGAGATGGCGGCATTTCAATATTTTATCGCCGGCCGTCCTGTCGTATATCAGAGCGGCGCGAGCAAAGGCTTCGCCGATTTCAAGCAGCTATCCTCCGCTCTTCAGAAGCATGATATGTCCGAGCTGACCGCTTTATATGACCAATACATCGAGTGGTTTCGGACAGGCGCGTATCAGATTAAGCATGCCTTCTTCTTATATAACACCGTGATGACGACCATCATTCAATCGCAAAACAGCGAGTCGGACGGCTTGTCCAAATATTTGCTGGTCGATTACGAGCGCCTCCTTGAGCGTTATCAGGATGCGGCGGAGCTCATTCAGGATTTGAAGCGGATGTCCGGCGCGTATCTGGGCGGCATGTACCGCGAAGGCCAATTGCGCAGCGACTCGTTCGCCGCCGTCATCGATTACGTGAACACCAACTATCACCAGAACGTCTCGCTGCAGATGCTGGCCGACGAGTTCTATATGAACCGCAACTACATTAGCCAATTGTTCATTAAGCATGTGAGCCAGTCGTTTACGGACTACCTGGCCGAGCTGCGCGTTCGCCATGCGTGCGAGCTGCTCAAGAACAGCAATTTGCCGATCCACCGCGTCGGGGAGCGGGTCGGCTATCACGATGCGTACTATTTCAGCAAAATCTTCAAGAAAATCGTCGGCAAAACGCCGCGGGAGTATCGGACGGGCGCTTGA
- a CDS encoding carbohydrate ABC transporter permease, translating into MAEPTVLSQPAGNALSEEQRLATRGKSKADLLLHALFIIASICALFPFYTVLISSFGTPTGLIWPTTFTLEGYDQIIKYGVGRAFTVSAVVTLVGTFMSLFLTTIAAYALSKKAMPGWKYIMSFIIFTMFFGGGLIPYYLTVKGVGLMNSYWVMILPSAVNTFYIWIMLSFFREFPASLEESAKIDGAGDFSILMRIVIPTSMPVIASISLFYAVDRWNDWYTPMLFLTDADKYPMQLMLRNMLTSISQILSMNNGVSAIDQSKVKIPQDSLKMAAIMVTSLPIMAVYPFLQKYFAKGVMIGSIKG; encoded by the coding sequence ATGGCAGAGCCTACCGTATTGAGCCAGCCCGCCGGCAACGCGTTGTCGGAGGAGCAGCGACTGGCAACCCGCGGCAAGAGCAAAGCGGATCTGCTCCTGCACGCATTATTCATCATCGCATCGATCTGCGCGCTGTTTCCGTTCTACACCGTACTGATCAGCTCCTTCGGCACGCCGACCGGACTGATCTGGCCGACAACCTTCACGCTTGAAGGCTATGACCAAATTATTAAATACGGCGTCGGCCGCGCATTCACCGTCTCCGCTGTGGTAACGCTCGTCGGCACGTTTATGAGCCTGTTTCTGACGACGATTGCAGCCTACGCGCTCAGCAAGAAAGCGATGCCGGGCTGGAAATATATTATGAGCTTCATCATTTTCACGATGTTTTTCGGCGGCGGCCTCATTCCGTACTACCTGACCGTCAAAGGCGTTGGCCTTATGAACAGCTACTGGGTTATGATTCTTCCGTCGGCCGTCAACACGTTCTATATTTGGATCATGCTCTCGTTCTTCCGCGAGTTTCCGGCCAGCTTGGAGGAATCCGCGAAGATCGACGGAGCCGGCGATTTCTCGATTCTGATGCGCATCGTCATCCCGACCTCGATGCCGGTTATCGCGTCGATCTCGCTCTTCTACGCGGTGGACCGCTGGAACGATTGGTATACGCCGATGCTGTTCCTGACGGATGCGGACAAATATCCGATGCAGCTGATGCTACGCAACATGCTGACGAGCATCTCGCAAATTTTGAGCATGAACAACGGGGTCTCGGCCATCGACCAGTCGAAGGTTAAGATTCCTCAGGATTCGCTGAAGATGGCGGCTATTATGGTGACAAGCCTGCCGATCATGGCGGTCTATCCCTTCCTGCAAAAATATTTTGCCAAGGGGGTGATGATCGGCTCGATTAAAGGCTAG